Proteins from a single region of Pseudomonas fulva:
- the gloB gene encoding hydroxyacylglutathione hydrolase, translated as MIKIEALSAFSDNYIWLLQDARHKRVAVVDPGDAAPVQAWLQQHGDWTLSDILITHHHNDHVGGVEQLRRETGARVYGPASENIPGRDQALLDGDRIEVLGLVLQVFEVPGHTLGHIAFYQPEQHWLFCGDTLFAAGCGRLFEGTPLQMHQSLQRLAELPDDTLIYCAHEYTLSNLRFARAVEPGNPQIAERFAQVEAWRQHGQISLPSALKLERATNPFLRAAETSVKEMVANREGRAMTSESEVFAALRAWKDRF; from the coding sequence ATGATCAAGATCGAAGCCCTCAGCGCATTCTCCGACAACTACATCTGGCTGCTGCAGGATGCGCGGCACAAGCGTGTCGCGGTGGTCGACCCCGGCGACGCGGCACCCGTGCAGGCCTGGCTGCAGCAACATGGCGACTGGACGCTGAGCGATATCCTGATCACCCATCACCACAACGATCACGTCGGCGGCGTCGAACAACTGCGCCGCGAAACCGGCGCGCGGGTCTACGGCCCGGCCAGCGAGAACATCCCGGGCCGCGACCAGGCGCTGCTCGACGGCGACCGTATAGAGGTGCTGGGCCTGGTCCTGCAGGTTTTCGAGGTGCCCGGACACACCCTGGGCCATATCGCCTTCTACCAACCCGAGCAACACTGGTTGTTCTGTGGTGACACCCTGTTCGCTGCCGGCTGCGGTCGCCTGTTCGAGGGCACGCCCCTGCAGATGCACCAGTCGTTGCAGCGCCTGGCCGAACTGCCGGACGACACGCTCATCTATTGCGCCCATGAATACACCCTGAGCAACCTGCGCTTCGCCAGGGCCGTCGAGCCGGGCAACCCGCAGATTGCCGAGCGCTTCGCCCAGGTCGAGGCGTGGCGTCAGCATGGGCAGATCAGCCTGCCGTCCGCCTTGAAGCTCGAACGGGCCACCAACCCGTTTTTGCGCGCCGCCGAAACATCGGTTAAAGAAATGGTCGCCAACCGGGAGGGACGCGCCATGACCAGCGAAAGCGAGGTTTTTGCCGCACTGCGGGCCTGGAAGGATCGCTTCTGA
- a CDS encoding crotonase/enoyl-CoA hydratase family protein, protein MPHYQAFRVELQDKIAHVVIDRADKINAMNAAFWTEIIDIFRWADETDEVRVVVLSGAGKHFSSGIDLNLLAQVSSQLGKDVGRNAQTLRRKIVELQASFSAVDQCSKPVLAAIQGYCLGGAIDLISACDMRYCSADVQFAIKEIDIGMAADVGTLQRLPRLIGDGMLRELAYTGRVVEATEARQIGLVNRVFETHDTLLAGVMDIARAIAAKSPVAVRGTKEMIRYMRDHRVDDGLEYVATWNAAMLQSADLRVAMMAHMNKQNPEFAD, encoded by the coding sequence ATGCCGCACTACCAGGCTTTTCGCGTCGAATTGCAGGACAAGATCGCCCATGTGGTGATTGACCGAGCGGACAAGATCAATGCTATGAACGCCGCATTCTGGACGGAAATCATCGATATCTTCCGCTGGGCCGACGAGACCGACGAGGTGCGCGTGGTGGTGCTCTCGGGGGCCGGCAAGCACTTTTCCTCCGGCATCGACCTCAACCTGCTGGCTCAGGTCAGCAGCCAGCTGGGCAAGGATGTCGGCCGCAATGCGCAAACGCTGCGCCGCAAGATCGTCGAGCTGCAGGCCTCCTTCAGCGCCGTCGACCAGTGCAGCAAGCCGGTGCTGGCCGCCATCCAGGGCTACTGCCTGGGCGGCGCCATCGACCTGATCAGCGCCTGCGACATGCGCTACTGCAGCGCGGACGTGCAGTTCGCCATCAAGGAAATCGATATCGGCATGGCCGCCGATGTCGGCACCCTGCAGCGACTGCCGCGCCTGATCGGCGACGGCATGCTGCGCGAGCTGGCCTACACCGGGCGCGTCGTCGAGGCCACCGAAGCGCGGCAGATCGGCCTGGTGAACCGCGTATTCGAGACCCACGACACATTGCTGGCCGGCGTGATGGACATTGCCCGGGCGATCGCCGCAAAATCGCCGGTTGCCGTGCGTGGCACCAAGGAAATGATTCGCTACATGCGCGATCACCGGGTCGATGACGGCCTCGAATACGTCGCCACCTGGAACGCCGCCATGCTGCAGTCGGCCGACCTGCGCGTGGCGATGATGGCCCATATGAACAAGCAGAATCCCGAGTTCGCTGATTGA
- the dnaQ gene encoding DNA polymerase III subunit epsilon, giving the protein MRRVVLDTETTGMPVNDGHRVIEIGCVEVEGRRLTGRHFHIYLQPDREIDEGAIAVHGITNEDLKDKPRFKDVADEFYEFIKGAQLIIHNAPFDIGFLNNEFALIGQLERADISSYCDVLDTLQMARERHPGQRNSLDALCKRYGVDNSGRELHGALLDSEILADVYLAMTGGQTNLSLAGEGAEGDGSGRQQATPIRRLPVDRPRGVVLAASADELAAHAARLAVIEKAAGAPALWAQMEAAEQGATAS; this is encoded by the coding sequence GTGCGTAGAGTCGTACTGGATACTGAAACCACCGGTATGCCGGTAAACGATGGCCACCGGGTCATCGAGATTGGTTGCGTGGAAGTCGAGGGGCGGCGCCTGACCGGGCGGCATTTCCACATCTACCTGCAGCCGGATCGCGAGATCGATGAAGGTGCCATCGCGGTGCACGGCATCACCAACGAGGATCTCAAGGACAAGCCGCGCTTCAAGGACGTCGCCGACGAGTTCTACGAATTCATCAAGGGCGCGCAGCTGATCATCCACAACGCGCCGTTCGACATCGGCTTCCTGAACAACGAATTCGCCCTGATCGGCCAGCTCGAGCGCGCGGACATTTCGTCCTATTGCGACGTGCTCGACACCCTGCAGATGGCCCGTGAGCGTCACCCGGGCCAGCGCAACAGCCTCGATGCACTGTGCAAGCGCTACGGCGTCGACAACTCCGGCCGCGAGCTGCACGGCGCCTTGCTCGACTCGGAGATTCTCGCCGACGTCTACCTGGCGATGACCGGTGGGCAGACCAACCTGTCGCTCGCTGGCGAAGGCGCCGAGGGCGATGGCAGCGGTCGCCAGCAGGCCACGCCGATTCGCCGCCTGCCCGTCGACCGGCCCCGTGGCGTGGTGCTCGCCGCCAGCGCCGACGAGCTGGCTGCCCATGCCGCACGCCTGGCGGTGATCGAAAAGGCTGCCGGGGCACCGGCCCTGTGGGCGCAGATGGAAGCCGCGGAGCAGGGTGCGACGGCCTCCTGA
- a CDS encoding class I SAM-dependent methyltransferase gives MTDNPFAQADADWLQLIGAARQWFTSPLGRLLLEQEQRLLDEELARFFGGYLVHYGPCAETSLQTQQIQRSVRLGAPFAGVEIVCEEQSWPLVEHAADVVVLQHGLDFSQSPHGLLREAARSVRPGGHLLIVGINPMSAWGVRHLFAHDVLHDARCIAPGRLGDWLNLLGFALEKRRFGCYRPPLASAAWQARLASLERWGGAWQSPGGGFYVLVARKLVVGLRPLRQSRREPMGKLMPMPVAKLSRRDRDGA, from the coding sequence ATGACCGACAACCCCTTCGCCCAGGCCGATGCCGACTGGCTGCAACTGATCGGCGCGGCCCGCCAATGGTTCACCAGCCCCCTGGGCCGCCTGCTGCTCGAGCAGGAACAGCGCCTGCTCGACGAGGAACTGGCGCGGTTCTTCGGCGGCTACCTGGTGCATTACGGCCCGTGCGCCGAAACCTCCCTGCAGACCCAGCAGATCCAGCGCAGCGTGCGCCTGGGCGCGCCATTCGCCGGGGTCGAAATCGTCTGCGAGGAGCAGTCCTGGCCGCTGGTCGAGCACGCGGCCGACGTGGTGGTATTGCAGCATGGCCTGGATTTCAGCCAGTCCCCCCATGGCTTGTTGCGCGAGGCCGCGCGCAGCGTGCGCCCGGGCGGGCACCTACTGATCGTCGGCATCAACCCGATGAGCGCCTGGGGCGTGCGCCACCTGTTCGCCCACGACGTGTTGCACGATGCCCGCTGCATCGCCCCGGGGCGCCTCGGTGACTGGCTCAACCTGCTGGGCTTCGCGCTGGAGAAACGACGCTTCGGATGTTATCGTCCGCCGCTTGCTTCGGCGGCCTGGCAGGCTCGGCTGGCCTCCCTGGAGCGCTGGGGCGGCGCCTGGCAATCGCCGGGCGGCGGGTTTTACGTACTGGTGGCGCGCAAGCTGGTGGTCGGCCTGCGCCCGCTGCGCCAGTCCCGTCGCGAGCCGATGGGCAAGCTGATGCCCATGCCGGTGGCCAAGCTCAGCCGTCGCGACCGTGACGGCGCCTGA
- a CDS encoding arginine/lysine/ornithine decarboxylase: MYKDLKFPVLIVHRDIKADTVAGERVRAIAAELEQDGFTILSTASSAEGHIVASTHHGLACILVAAEGAGENRHLLQDMVELIRIARRRAPQLPIFALGEQVTIENAPAEAMADLNQLRGILYLFEDTVPFLARQVARAARNYLDGLLPPFFKALVQHTSQSNYSWHTPGHGGGVAYRKSPVGQAFHQFFGENTLRSDLSVSVPELGSLLDHTGPLAAAEERAARNFGADHTYFVINGTSTANKIVWHSMVGRDDLVLVDRNCHKSILHAIIMTGAIPLYLSPERNELGIIGPIPLSEFTRESIQAKIDASPLARGRAPKVKLAVVTNSTYDGLCYNAELIKRTLGDSVEVLHFDEAWYAYAAFHEFYAGRYGMGTTREAAGPMVFTTHSTHKLLAAFSQASMIHVQDGGVRQLDRDRFNEAFMMHISTSPQYGIIASLDVASAMMEGPAGRSLIQETFDEALSFRRALANLGQSLSSEDWWFSIWQPPQTEGTDDVSTPDWLLQPEADWHGFGDVAEDYVLLDPIKVTLVMPGLTAGGRLDERGIPAAVVSKFLWERGLVVEKTGLYSFLVLFSMGITKGKWSTLLTELLEFKRSYDANLPLSSVLPSVAREGALRYQGMGLRDLCDALHDCYRENATAKSLKRMYTVLPEIALKPADAYDQLVRGEVEEVLVDDVEGRIAAVMLVPYPPGIPLIMPGERFTAQTRSIIDYLRFAQAFEQRFPGFDADVHGLQRHEGEQGSYYTVDCIIEP, translated from the coding sequence ATGTACAAAGACCTCAAGTTCCCGGTACTCATCGTTCATCGTGACATCAAGGCCGATACCGTGGCCGGCGAGCGGGTGCGGGCCATCGCCGCCGAGCTGGAACAGGACGGTTTCACCATTCTGTCCACCGCCAGTTCGGCGGAAGGCCATATCGTCGCCTCGACCCACCACGGCCTGGCCTGCATCCTGGTCGCCGCCGAAGGCGCCGGGGAGAACCGCCACCTGCTGCAGGACATGGTCGAGCTGATCCGCATCGCCCGGCGCCGCGCGCCGCAGCTGCCGATCTTCGCCCTCGGCGAGCAGGTCACCATCGAGAACGCGCCGGCCGAAGCCATGGCCGACCTCAACCAGCTGCGCGGCATTCTCTACTTGTTCGAGGACACCGTGCCGTTTCTGGCCCGCCAGGTGGCCCGCGCTGCGCGCAATTACCTCGACGGCCTGCTGCCGCCGTTCTTCAAGGCGCTGGTGCAGCACACCTCGCAGTCCAACTATTCCTGGCACACGCCGGGGCACGGCGGCGGCGTGGCCTACCGCAAGAGCCCGGTGGGGCAGGCCTTTCACCAGTTCTTCGGTGAGAACACCCTGCGCTCCGACCTGTCGGTCTCGGTGCCCGAACTCGGCTCGCTGCTCGACCACACCGGCCCCCTGGCCGCTGCCGAGGAGCGCGCCGCGCGCAACTTCGGCGCCGACCATACCTACTTCGTGATCAACGGCACCTCGACCGCCAACAAGATCGTCTGGCACTCGATGGTCGGCCGCGACGACCTGGTGCTGGTCGACCGCAACTGCCACAAGTCGATCCTCCACGCGATCATCATGACCGGCGCGATTCCCCTGTACCTGTCGCCGGAACGCAACGAGCTGGGCATCATCGGGCCGATTCCGCTCAGTGAATTCACCCGCGAGTCGATCCAGGCCAAGATCGATGCCAGCCCGTTGGCCCGCGGCCGTGCGCCCAAGGTCAAGCTGGCGGTGGTGACCAACTCGACCTACGACGGCTTGTGCTACAACGCCGAGCTGATCAAGCGCACCCTGGGTGATTCGGTCGAGGTGCTGCACTTCGACGAAGCCTGGTACGCCTATGCGGCGTTCCACGAGTTCTATGCCGGCCGCTATGGCATGGGTACCACCCGTGAAGCCGCCGGGCCCATGGTGTTCACCACCCATTCCACCCACAAGCTGCTCGCCGCCTTCAGCCAGGCGTCGATGATCCACGTGCAGGACGGCGGCGTACGCCAGCTCGACCGCGACCGCTTCAACGAAGCCTTCATGATGCACATCTCCACCTCGCCGCAGTATGGCATCATCGCCTCGCTGGATGTGGCCTCGGCGATGATGGAAGGGCCCGCCGGGCGCTCGCTGATCCAGGAAACCTTCGACGAGGCCCTGAGCTTCCGCCGTGCCCTGGCCAACCTGGGGCAGAGCCTGAGCAGCGAGGACTGGTGGTTCAGCATCTGGCAGCCGCCGCAGACCGAAGGCACCGACGACGTGTCGACGCCGGACTGGCTGCTGCAACCCGAAGCCGACTGGCATGGTTTCGGTGACGTCGCCGAAGACTACGTGCTGCTCGACCCGATCAAGGTCACCCTGGTGATGCCCGGCCTGACCGCCGGCGGCCGCCTCGACGAGCGCGGCATTCCCGCCGCGGTGGTCAGCAAGTTTCTCTGGGAGCGTGGCCTGGTGGTCGAGAAGACCGGCCTGTACTCGTTCCTGGTGCTGTTCTCCATGGGCATCACCAAGGGCAAGTGGAGCACGCTGCTGACCGAGCTGCTGGAGTTCAAGCGCAGCTACGACGCCAACCTGCCGCTGAGCTCGGTGCTGCCCTCGGTGGCCCGCGAAGGCGCGCTTCGCTACCAGGGCATGGGCCTGCGCGACCTGTGCGATGCGCTGCACGACTGCTACCGCGAGAATGCCACCGCCAAGTCCCTCAAGCGCATGTACACCGTGCTGCCGGAAATCGCCCTCAAGCCCGCCGATGCCTACGATCAACTGGTCCGCGGCGAGGTCGAGGAGGTGCTGGTCGATGACGTCGAAGGGCGTATCGCCGCGGTGATGCTGGTGCCGTATCCGCCAGGTATCCCACTGATCATGCCGGGCGAGCGCTTCACGGCGCAAACCCGCTCGATCATCGACTACCTGCGCTTCGCCCAGGCCTTCGAGCAGCGTTTTCCGGGCTTCGATGCCGATGTCCACGGCCTGCAGCGCCATGAGGGCGAGCAGGGCAGTTACTACACCGTGGACTGCATCATCGAGCCGTGA
- a CDS encoding extracellular solute-binding protein — MRRPFLSLFFGLATSFPAWATLSESHGYAQFGALKYPASFTHFDWVNPEAPKGGTLRIMAAGSFDTLNPYTLKGTSPVATANFLQYGVTELNEPLMVGTGLYDPSGDEPASSYGLIASSVEYSEDRSWVVFNLRPEARFHDGKPITAYDVAFSYRLLRKEGHPQYRTSLQEVKRVDILNRHRVRFVLKRANNPLLILRLGELPVLPQHYWKDRDFKATTFEPPLGSGPYRITRVNPGRSLTFERVGDWWGASLPVNRGKYNFDRVEVDFYRDSHVAFEAFKAGEFDFYIEQQAKNWANNYRFPAVTRGDVVRAEIPHQIPTQTQALFMNTRRATFEDARVREALGLMFDFEWTNRTLFNSSYTRAASYYPNSEFSARGKPEGAEWLLLSPFRGQLPARLFTEPFRMPVTDGRGIPRETMRRALGLLAEAGYKPSGQRLANAKGQPLRFEILLVNPNLERILQPFTENLASIGIQANLRTVDRSQYKQRLDRFEFDMILLTLPQTLSPGLEQSLYFHSSQASVKGGKNYAGIVDPVVDALLEKLLAARTRDEQVAATRALDRVMLWQYYTIPNWYIDYHRLAYRNRFAFVATPPYTLGLRSWWLKPTETTQ; from the coding sequence TTGAGACGCCCTTTCCTCTCGCTGTTTTTTGGCCTGGCCACCAGCTTCCCGGCCTGGGCAACGCTCAGCGAAAGCCATGGCTATGCGCAGTTCGGCGCACTCAAGTATCCCGCCAGTTTCACCCACTTCGACTGGGTCAACCCCGAAGCCCCCAAGGGCGGCACCTTGCGCATCATGGCCGCGGGCAGCTTCGACACGCTCAACCCCTACACCCTGAAGGGCACCAGCCCGGTGGCCACCGCCAACTTTCTTCAATACGGCGTGACCGAGCTGAACGAGCCGCTGATGGTGGGCACCGGGCTCTACGATCCGTCCGGCGACGAGCCTGCTTCCAGCTACGGGCTGATCGCCAGTTCCGTGGAATACAGCGAAGACCGCAGCTGGGTGGTGTTCAACCTGCGCCCGGAGGCGCGATTCCACGATGGCAAGCCCATCACCGCCTATGACGTGGCGTTTTCCTACCGATTGCTGCGCAAGGAAGGCCACCCGCAGTACCGCACCAGTCTGCAGGAAGTGAAACGGGTCGATATCCTCAACCGCCATCGCGTGCGCTTCGTGCTCAAGCGGGCCAACAATCCGTTGCTGATCCTGCGCCTCGGCGAGCTGCCGGTGTTGCCCCAGCACTACTGGAAAGACCGCGACTTCAAGGCCACTACTTTCGAACCGCCGCTGGGCAGCGGCCCCTACCGCATCACCCGGGTCAATCCGGGGCGCAGCCTGACCTTCGAACGGGTCGGAGACTGGTGGGGCGCGTCCTTGCCGGTCAACCGCGGCAAATACAACTTCGACCGGGTCGAGGTGGACTTCTACCGTGACAGCCATGTCGCCTTCGAGGCCTTCAAAGCCGGCGAATTCGATTTCTATATCGAGCAACAGGCGAAGAACTGGGCCAACAACTACCGCTTCCCGGCGGTGACCCGTGGCGACGTGGTGCGGGCGGAAATCCCCCACCAGATCCCCACCCAGACCCAGGCGCTGTTCATGAATACCCGCCGCGCCACCTTCGAGGATGCGCGCGTGCGCGAAGCCCTGGGCCTGATGTTCGATTTCGAGTGGACCAACCGCACCCTGTTCAACAGCTCCTACACCCGCGCCGCCAGCTACTACCCGAACAGCGAGTTTTCCGCCAGGGGCAAACCCGAGGGCGCCGAATGGCTGCTGCTGTCTCCATTTCGCGGTCAGTTGCCGGCAAGATTGTTCACCGAACCGTTCAGGATGCCGGTGACCGATGGCCGTGGCATTCCCCGGGAAACCATGCGCCGCGCGCTCGGTCTACTTGCCGAGGCAGGCTACAAACCCTCCGGCCAGCGCCTCGCCAATGCCAAGGGCCAGCCGCTGCGTTTCGAGATCCTGCTGGTCAATCCCAACCTGGAGCGCATTCTCCAGCCATTCACCGAGAACCTGGCCAGCATCGGCATCCAGGCCAACTTGAGAACCGTGGATCGCTCCCAATACAAACAACGCCTGGATCGCTTCGAGTTCGACATGATCCTGCTGACCCTGCCGCAAACCCTCAGCCCTGGCCTGGAGCAATCCCTGTACTTCCACTCCAGCCAGGCCAGCGTGAAGGGCGGCAAGAATTACGCCGGCATCGTTGATCCGGTCGTCGACGCCCTGCTCGAAAAGCTGCTCGCCGCCCGTACCCGCGACGAACAGGTGGCCGCGACCCGGGCCCTGGATCGGGTGATGCTCTGGCAGTACTACACCATACCCAACTGGTACATCGACTATCACCGCCTGGCGTACCGCAACCGCTTTGCCTTCGTCGCCACGCCGCCCTACACGCTGGGGCTGCGCAGCTGGTGGCTGAAACCCACGGAGACCACCCAATGA
- a CDS encoding LysM peptidoglycan-binding domain-containing protein produces the protein MPSSRPKPLNSKALALRYPALALAVCAVLSGCQSLDQQQVENGPTVDLSGRTPHQPLWIEGTAKAEQPKDIWERVRSGYQLQDAIGVNPRIEQQRLWFSSNPSFVEKAGERSNPYIHYIVERLEERNMPMELALLPMIESAYNPFAYSPADAVGLWQFIPSTGRNFNLRQTRWYDGRRDVTASTQAAMDYLARLHEMFNGDWLLALAAYNAGEGRVSRAIERNQKLGLPTDYWNLSLPQETQNYVPKLLALSQVVMAPDAYGVSLAPIANQPYFEEVELKQRMDLARVAALAEVDEDELYLLNPAFKKRITMDGPQHLLVPTQKVELLTANLSTLKPEERGLQEYVVRAGDNLHGIANRYELSVASIKELNQLSGNTLAVGQHLNLPTRLQAVPDQAPQRTVNTAVASRNYTIRNGDNLWQIAKAHNVSVNDIQRWNALKGNSLRVGQTIRLQGGGSTTRTVAQRDGVTYYKVRKGDSLHLIAKRFNVQMKNLQSWNPRTGKALKPGQVLTLRLPD, from the coding sequence ATGCCTTCTTCTCGACCTAAACCCTTGAATTCAAAGGCATTGGCCCTGCGCTATCCGGCGCTCGCCCTGGCGGTTTGTGCCGTGCTCAGCGGTTGCCAGAGCCTCGATCAACAGCAGGTCGAGAATGGGCCGACGGTGGATCTGAGCGGCAGAACGCCGCATCAGCCGTTGTGGATCGAAGGCACGGCCAAGGCCGAACAGCCCAAGGATATCTGGGAGCGGGTGCGTTCCGGCTATCAGTTGCAGGATGCCATCGGCGTCAACCCGCGTATCGAGCAGCAGCGCCTGTGGTTCTCCAGCAACCCGTCGTTCGTCGAGAAGGCCGGTGAGCGCAGCAACCCCTACATTCATTACATCGTCGAGCGTCTCGAAGAGCGCAACATGCCGATGGAGCTGGCGCTCCTGCCGATGATCGAGAGCGCTTACAACCCGTTCGCCTACTCGCCGGCCGATGCCGTCGGCCTGTGGCAGTTCATCCCCTCCACGGGGCGCAACTTCAACCTGCGCCAGACCCGCTGGTACGACGGCCGCCGCGATGTCACGGCGTCCACCCAGGCGGCCATGGATTACCTGGCGCGCCTGCACGAGATGTTCAACGGTGACTGGCTGCTGGCCCTGGCGGCCTACAACGCCGGTGAAGGCCGCGTGAGCCGCGCCATCGAGCGCAACCAGAAGCTCGGCCTGCCGACCGACTACTGGAACCTGTCGCTGCCCCAGGAAACCCAGAACTACGTGCCCAAGCTATTGGCCCTGTCCCAGGTGGTCATGGCGCCGGATGCCTATGGCGTGAGCCTGGCACCGATCGCCAACCAGCCCTACTTCGAGGAGGTGGAGCTCAAGCAGCGCATGGATCTGGCCCGCGTCGCCGCCCTGGCCGAGGTCGATGAAGACGAGCTGTACCTGCTCAATCCGGCCTTCAAGAAACGCATCACCATGGACGGCCCGCAGCACCTGCTGGTGCCGACCCAGAAGGTCGAACTGCTGACGGCCAACCTGTCGACGCTCAAGCCCGAGGAGCGTGGCCTGCAGGAATACGTGGTGCGCGCCGGCGACAACCTGCACGGCATCGCCAATCGCTACGAGCTGAGCGTTGCCAGCATCAAGGAGCTCAACCAGCTCAGCGGCAATACCCTGGCCGTGGGTCAGCACCTGAACCTGCCGACCCGCCTGCAGGCCGTGCCTGACCAGGCGCCGCAACGCACCGTCAACACGGCGGTGGCCTCGCGCAACTACACCATCCGCAATGGTGACAACCTCTGGCAGATCGCCAAGGCCCACAACGTGTCGGTCAACGATATCCAGCGCTGGAACGCCCTGAAAGGCAATTCGCTGCGCGTCGGGCAGACCATCAGGCTGCAGGGTGGCGGTTCCACCACCAGAACCGTCGCCCAGCGTGACGGCGTCACCTACTACAAGGTGCGCAAGGGCGACTCCCTGCACCTGATCGCCAAGCGTTTCAACGTGCAGATGAAAAACCTGCAGAGCTGGAACCCGCGCACCGGCAAGGCCCTGAAACCAGGCCAGGTACTGACCCTGCGGCTGCCTGACTGA
- the rnhA gene encoding ribonuclease HI produces MSDQVELYTDGACKGNPGVGGWGALLVFQGVEKELWGGEAVTTNNRMELMGAIRGLAELKRPCNVRLVTDSQYVMKGIKEWMPNWKKRGWKTAAKEPVKNADLWQQLDEQVNRHNVTWEWVRGHIGHPGNERADQLANRGVEDIRSMKRA; encoded by the coding sequence ATGTCCGATCAAGTTGAGCTTTACACCGACGGTGCCTGCAAGGGCAATCCGGGCGTCGGTGGCTGGGGGGCATTGCTGGTGTTCCAGGGTGTCGAGAAGGAATTGTGGGGCGGCGAGGCCGTGACCACCAACAACCGCATGGAACTGATGGGCGCGATCCGCGGCCTGGCCGAACTGAAGCGTCCGTGCAACGTGCGCCTGGTCACCGATTCGCAGTACGTCATGAAGGGCATCAAGGAATGGATGCCCAACTGGAAGAAACGCGGCTGGAAAACCGCGGCCAAGGAACCGGTGAAGAATGCCGACCTCTGGCAACAGCTGGACGAGCAGGTCAACCGCCACAACGTGACCTGGGAATGGGTGCGCGGCCATATCGGCCACCCCGGCAACGAGCGAGCCGACCAACTGGCCAACCGTGGCGTCGAAGATATCAGGAGCATGAAGCGTGCGTAG